The Candidatus Endomicrobium procryptotermitis DNA segment AAAAACTTTGGCAAAGCCTAAAGCCGACAGGTTAAAACTTCTTAAAGCCGTAAAAGCAAACATCAGTCCGATTTTTGGACTTTTTGACGACGGGAAAAAGAATATTGTCGATTTATGCAGAAAAATAGCAAAAAGTCGTCCCGAAGCTACGGCGAGAGACAAAGAAGGAACTTTCCACAAACTCTGGATAGTTTCCAACAGCGAAATAATATGCGATATTGAAAAATATCTCGTAAATAAAAAGATTTTTATCGCTGACGGCCATCACAGATACGAAACCGCATGGAATTACAGTCAGGAAAGAAAAACAAAAGATAAAAAATATTCTTCAGATAAAGCGTACAATTATGTTTTGGCTTATCTTTGCCCTATGGAAGATCCTGGAATTTCGATTTGGCCTACTCACAGAGTTATTGAAGAGCCAAAAAATCTTGAAGGAAACATTGAAAAATATTTTGATGTGCGGCCTTTAAGCGATTACGCAAGATTTTTAAAAAAAGACATACAGCCGATGCTTATATATAAAGGTGGAAAATACAGAACGCTTACCATAAAAAAAGAAGGGCTGCTTAAAAAAGCTATGCCGGATAAATGCAAAGCTTACAGATATCTTGCTGTCAGTGCTTTGCATTATGTACT contains these protein-coding regions:
- a CDS encoding DUF1015 domain-containing protein, whose product is MAEIKAFDAVRYPQENITNYICPPYDVINPQEKARLQKLSPYNIINVELPDIKGKKNKYVNASEIFKSWIKEGVLKYDGKPAYYFYEQVFEDHGIKMTRRGFFAALKLENPHSAKGSVKPHEKTLAKPKADRLKLLKAVKANISPIFGLFDDGKKNIVDLCRKIAKSRPEATARDKEGTFHKLWIVSNSEIICDIEKYLVNKKIFIADGHHRYETAWNYSQERKTKDKKYSSDKAYNYVLAYLCPMEDPGISIWPTHRVIEEPKNLEGNIEKYFDVRPLSDYARFLKKDIQPMLIYKGGKYRTLTIKKEGLLKKAMPDKCKAYRYLAVSALHYVLMPDVDASEFTYVKDDKEAVVLAKKTGKIAIIVPATPVESLQAISLNNEMMPQKSTYFYPKLASGIVIRTI